CGGGCAACCCAAATATTTAAGGAGGCTTTCAATGGTCTGGTTGGGTCAACTTTTTCTTCTCTCTGCTATCCGATCAGTGGTCCTGCATCTGTCTGGTCAATTTGGGGAGCCTAGTTGTAGATGCTCTCGGTAACTCTAGTCTTCAAGTACCCAAACCATCCTTCTCTGCCGGCCCCAAAATCCCTCACTTCGGCTACATGAAGCTATATTCCCTACATTACGTCATCAAACTATTCTCAAATGTTTCATCTCTCAGACGTCTTTGCCACTAATTGATCATACTTGTTGCCGTAGACCAGTGGTGGGCAATTCATTGTTCATATTCACGTGTGCAAGATTTGGTCACAAACCATGACCTCGACCAAAGTTTAGCACTTCCAAGAGTTTAGGGGGCCAAAATAGTTGCATTGAGAGCTTGAGGACCATGGTGATTGTAGCGTCCACCAAAAGTCAGTGATAATTATAAGGGTAAAATATAAAAGTTACTCATAATCTCAAGAAATTCCAGCGATGCAACATAGGTCCTGCATTGAGAGCTTGGACTTTACCGTGACGTGACTAGCGTGTTATGAAAAGGTTCATTGCGGTGCTCGAGCAGTCGATCGCCTCCACTGGGTCAAATTGCCCGGCGCTTGTCCCTTCCTTCTGCTCTCGTAGTTTTACAATCTTAGAGGAGGAGGGGAATTCGTATGATTTGTTGAACAATAAAGGGTAAAACATCGAAGAGGGAGTCTATTGAATCGTCCCACGATTACTGAGGGTTTGTGCACCCGTCACCACAAATGAAATGTAGGACATCCGCCCGATAATCCATCCTTCATGTCCATGTGTGCCAGATTTGGCGACGAGCACACTATCAGTACCGAACACATGGGTCTCTGGACAGTTTGAGATCAAAGTGACTGTACCGCCAACCATAATTCAACGACGCGATATTTTTAAGAGGACAATCATCATAAAAAGTCACTCAAAGCCCAACAATGCCACACGGAGGTCCTTTTCTTAGGTCCGAGACGCCATGGCGCTCGCTGCAGGTAGAAACGTGAGCTTTTTTCCCTTCTGGACGGAAAGGGACGTGATCTAACCTGGCGCGAGAGACAGTGACATTTTCCCCGCTTTTTCTCCGAGCCCAAGAAGCAGCGGCGGCCCTTCCGTCCGACGCGCGCAGCACGCTTCCGGCTTGCTGTCCTCTCCCACTCCCACCCTCGGTACAGGACAGGTCGCCTCCCCCAACAAACCCGATCCCCCATCAAACAGACGGCGCGCGCAACCAGACAAATCCCCGCTACCCGGCACCAGCAGCAGTCCCCACTCGGGAGCCATGCGTCCGGCCGGCGGCAGCCTCCCGGCCCAGCCGGGCACGCcgggccgcccgcgccgccgcccggatctCACCCTCCCGATGCCGCAGCGCCCGGACGTCTCCTCCTCGCTCGCCGTCCCGCTCCCGCTCCCGCCCCCGACCGCCGCTCCCCCCACCGGCGCCGGCCTCGCCCAGCCGCTCGTGGCGCCGCCCGCGgccgccccgcccccgcccccgctccACGAGCTGGAGCGCGTGCGCCGGGTCGGCAGCGGCGCGGGCGGCACCGTGTGGATGGTGCGGCACCGCGCCACGGGCCGCTGCTACGCGCTCAAGGTGCTCTACGGGAACCACGACGACGCGGTGCGGCGCCAGATCGCGCGGGAGATCGCCATCCTGCGCACCGCCGAGCACCCGGCCGTCGTGCGCTGCCACGGCATGTACGAGCGCGGCGGCGAGCTGCAGATCCTGCTCGAGTACATGGACGGCGGCTCCCTCGACGGCCGCCGCATCGCCGACGAGCCCTTCCTGGCGCACGTGGCGCGCCAGGTGCTCTCCGGCATCGCGTACCTCCACCGCCGCCACATCGTGCACCGCGACATCAAGCCCTCCAACCTGCTCATCGACTCGGCGCGCCGCGTCAAGATCGCCGACTTCGGGGTGGGCCGCATCCTGAACCAGACCATGGACCCCTGCAACTCCTCCGTCGGCACCATCGCCTACATGAGCCCCGAGCGCATCAACACCGACATCAACGACGGCGCCTACGACGGCTACGCCGGCGACATCTGGAGCTTCGGCCTCAGCATCCTCGAGTTCTACCTCGGCAGGTTCCCCTTCGGCGAGAACCTCGGCCGCCAGGGCGACTGGGCCGCGCTCATGGTCGCCATCTGCTACTCCGACCCGCCCGAGCCGTCCCCCGCCACTGCCTCGCCCGAGTTCCGGGGCTTCATCGCCTGCTGCCTGCAGAAGAACCCCGCCAACCGCCTCTCTGCCGCGCAGCTGCTGCAGCACCCCTTCGTCGCCTTGCCGCAGCCGCAGCCGCTCGCCGCCCCGCCGTCATCGTGACCGCCGCGACCTCCCAACACGGATCTCGATCCACTTCTTGCACCACCGCGCTTCCAAATCCAGCACTGGTCAGGATCGATGGAACTGGGCTGCCGGGGGAATCTTGGAAGGTTCTCCCTGACCATTTTGGGTATTCTT
This portion of the Triticum dicoccoides isolate Atlit2015 ecotype Zavitan chromosome 7A, WEW_v2.0, whole genome shotgun sequence genome encodes:
- the LOC119330653 gene encoding mitogen-activated protein kinase kinase 5-like translates to MRPAGGSLPAQPGTPGRPRRRPDLTLPMPQRPDVSSSLAVPLPLPPPTAAPPTGAGLAQPLVAPPAAAPPPPPLHELERVRRVGSGAGGTVWMVRHRATGRCYALKVLYGNHDDAVRRQIAREIAILRTAEHPAVVRCHGMYERGGELQILLEYMDGGSLDGRRIADEPFLAHVARQVLSGIAYLHRRHIVHRDIKPSNLLIDSARRVKIADFGVGRILNQTMDPCNSSVGTIAYMSPERINTDINDGAYDGYAGDIWSFGLSILEFYLGRFPFGENLGRQGDWAALMVAICYSDPPEPSPATASPEFRGFIACCLQKNPANRLSAAQLLQHPFVALPQPQPLAAPPSS